Part of the Pseudobdellovibrionaceae bacterium genome is shown below.
GTTGGTTTTGGTTTTCGCCGTCGTTGGTTGTGTTGCGAAATACAGTGTCTGTGGCCTTAAGTTGAAAATCCATGATCTCAAGCCCACCGCCGTCATTCACCCAGATGCGATAGGGGTTTTCAAAATTAAATACCTGTGAGGCATCACTGGTGTCTGGAGGATTTGGCAAAACCACAGGATTGACAGAGTCCGAGGTCACCGCTCCGACAAAAGAATTGTCAAAGTTCAAATTTGTGACGTGGTTTGCATTACTAATGCCCTGGTTGTTACAACTCGCATCGAGTCCGTGGTTCGCAGTGGCAGAACCCACTGTGCAGTTGGCCGCCAAGGACAATAAAAGGTTGTCCGTAAACCAAATCCCATTACCGCCTCCTGCAAAGTAACTCGAAATCGCCACTTGAGAAAAATAACTATCAACACTTGCTCCAATCATATTTGGCCCACCAGTTTTCCATACGGCGTTGACATAAGTCATATCTTCCGCCGTCCAATCATCAAGGCCATTGGGATGCACAAGATTCAAGAACGTCACCTTTCGTGTGCCCGAAGAAATGTAGCTTGGAGACGCATTTACCGCAATGGTATCAATCAACGTCGTTTCATCCATCGAAACAGCATGAATTGGACGCCCAGTGTGAGTGATGCGTGTTCTTAAAAAAGTGTTACGCCACCCGCCCGCATGCATGCCTTTACCAGAAAAAGCGATCTTCGTGTCGACAAAAAGACTATACATCGGACTCGGCGTCCCGTACATTCTGAGGCCCGTGGTGGCATTTGATATTTGAATTTTTTCAAACAGAGAATATTGAGTGTCAGACAAACGGACACCAACATCGCCACCATTAGAGCGCAAATCACTGATATGTACATAGTCGCCATCGCTCAAATAAAAGTTCGTGCCCGTGTTTGAACTATTATCAATTTCAATATCCTGATAAACCATATAGTCGCCACCAGTTAATACAATCAAACCGTAAGTGCTCGGCTGCTCAAGGCGGAGATGGCGGATCTGAGAGTGGGTTGTCAAAGCCATCCATATCACTGCGGTGTCGGCCGACGCACCAAAACGACCTTCTATCCACAGGTTACCTACCATATTGGGCCGAAGCCCCGACGCACCTGATGAGTACACGGCCTCCCCAAGAGTAACAAAAGAGATCTTCGATGCCGTGATGGCATGGCCCAGATCCGTGCGGGATTCATTGAGAACATATACAGCACCCAATTGATCGAGGTCTGCATTGCCGGTGGGCAAAGAGATCACGGAGTTGTTCCACCAAACCGCCGCCGATGAAGCATGCGTGGCCACGCCGTTTCGGTAAATTATCAGCCGCAGGGACTTAAAGCTGTTCGGCTCTAGCACGTCTGCCAAACGTCTATCGGCTTTGAGGCCGCTGGAATAAATTTTCACCGGCGAACTGCTGTCGTCGCAAACCCAGTTAAAGGCGCCCGCCGAGTCTTCGGCCGTCACACCCGCGCAGTCATTAAACATTGTGGGTGCCGTGAACTTTCTAATTTCACCGCTGTGAATACATAGATTCAAAAGTAAATCACCGGTTCCCGAGCATGCCGTGTCGCTAGCATCAAAGGCATTGCTTCCATCACGGTCCACATAGTCGTTCCAATTGGGGTTATTTGGATAGGCGGCCGTGCCCGTAACTTCTTTTAGTGTGGTCAAGGAGAAACTCCCCTCAGCGGCGACCCCTACGCTGCATACCAATAGGCTGTATTGGGTATCAGGATTCAAGCCGGATAGATCCACGCTGTTTGTGGAAACGCTGACTTCTGATACCCCAGGCGCACTTGCACAGCTTCCAGGCGCTTCGCTTCCTTCGCGGTAGTAGACTGTATAACCACTGGACCCGGGGACATCGGTCCAAATAAGATTCGTGGCATCGTTGTATATGTGAGTGGCGCTGACAGTCTCTATCGAAAAACTACTCGCCTTGTATTTACCACTGATACGATTGTCACCCAGCTGGCACCCCAATACGGAGGCACCGAGCAAAACACTCAGAGTCAATCGCCAAACCTGAGGTAACGTTCCATTTTTGTAGGGCGACATTTTGCCTCCATATTAAGCACTCCATTAAAATTGATATACTTAGTATCGTCTGATGCGGTGAATAACTTTAGTTATTTTTGCTGTACTGCTCGTTTTTTATGCATCAATTTGAGAATAGCTGCGCCATTGTTGTGGGTCGAAGCTTAAGCCCAATTGGGCGTCTCAAACAGCGACAGTTTTTATGAATTCACCGTAACTGTTGAATAGTGCTAGAGTATTTTTGAGTTTTACACCTTATTGTCTGGATTGAAGTGATGACTAAGACAGCCCGTCTAAAACAACTACGTGAGTTGCGAAGAATAGCAAGAACTCGCGGTGGTCGGTTATTAACAAAAGAGTATGCAAACGGTCGAACAAAGATGTTATGGCGGTGCGAGGCTCGTCATGAGTGGTTGGCGACACCAGAGAACATTAAGCAAGGCAGTTGGTGTAGGCGATGTTATTTTAAGCGTCGTGGTGAGGAGCTTCGAGGCGACATTACAATACAAAGGGCTCGGGCCAAGGCACATAAAGGGCTTTGTTTATCTAGAATCTACATCGATGCCCATACGATGCTTAAGTGGAAGTGTTTATGGGGTCACATGTTTTTTATGACCCCAGCCAATGTTAGCCAAGGCAAGTGGTGTCCCATCTGTCGAAGGCGAGAGGGGGCTTTAAAAAGAAAGGCCACAGTCAAGGAGATCAGAAAGCTTGCCAAAGATCACAATGCCAAGCTTTTATCAAAGTCCTACGAGCATATAGACGCGCCACTTGATTGGCAGTGTTTAAAGTGTAAGTGCAAGTGGCAAAGAAGTCTTCACAATGCCAAGCGAACGAAATGGTGTCCTCGGTGTTTAAAAGAACACCAAGCTCAGTTGAAAGCTCCATCGAGTCGTCGAAGAAAGGTTGTTCGCAAGAGTGATAAGTGGTGGCGTTGAGAAGATAAAAATGATCTCCTTGTTGATGCTCGACTAAAAACAAACAACAAGGAGACCACCAAATGATTGAGCAAATATTGTCTTTAAAAGTGGGCGCAAGTCTATCAGAAAATGAATTTACTTTAGACGAGCTACTCTTAGCGTCAAAAGAGTTATTTGAGCGCGAGGGTATACCCGGGTTTTTGCAGGTGTTGTTAAGGCTACTTGACGACATGGTCTACAAGAAAGTGCTGGGGGTGGGTCGCCACGACTGTTGCAAGAAGTCACATCTTGTTGTCACAAGACGAGAAGAAAAAAAGACGGTTCGAACGGGTGTGGGTACAGTGACGGTGCTATGGACCCGGCTCAAATGCAAAAGCTGCCATAAGACGACGATCCCACTGAGAACTTTTTTAGGACTCGATCGGTATCAGAAAAAATCCGTAGAGTTAGAGAAGACTGTTGTGGAGCTTCTCAGTGAGCAGAGCTATCGTCGAGGTGAGGTTCACTTAAAAAGCATTGGATCGATTGAGATCCCCCACACGACTCTTCATCGGTGGGTTATGGCAAGTTGTTGTGACGAAATCCCTCTTAAGGGCCGCTGTGATACGTTAGTTGCCGATGGCACTGGTTATAAGAAAAAGCCAGAGTACGAGTCGAATCGCGGAGAGGTGAAGGTTGTAGTTGGTGTGGATCGAGATGGAGGCGTCCGTCCATATGGCGCTTGGACAGATGAGAGTTGGCAAAGCATTGGGCAAATGATCAAAGCCGCTAACCATCCTAATGAGCGAGTAAAATTTAAAGCCATAGCTAATGTGCTGGTCTCAGATGGCGAGGCCGGACTGATACATGGTCTTAAGAAGTTGACGCTCGATCATCAACGATGTCACTGGCACATCGTAAAGGATATCTATCAGCCTTTACGCATAGAAGGAGGTGCTTCAATAGAAGAAACAAGATCGTTCCAGGGTGAATTAGCTGCAGCGATTGAATTACATATACCTGAAGAAGACTTCGATCAGGTCAGCGCAGAGGAAAAGCTAGGTCTTGAGAAAAAAATTTGGATGGCAGAAAAAGGCGTTCAAGACTTAATCGATGAATTAATTACGAAGGGTTACGGAGATGCCGCGAGGTACTTGATACGAGCCAAAAAAGGGATGTTTGCTTACTTACGCACGTGGCTTCATATGGGATTAAAGAATCCCCGAGTGAGTTCAATGATAGAGAGAATGATGCGCGAAATCGGCCGCCGCATAAAAAAGATCGGGTTCGGTTGGAGTAAAAAAGGCGCCGAAAAGATGACAAAAATCATCATAAAACGCATAACAAGTGCCGGCGAGTGGGAAGAATATTGGAAAAACCGACTTAATATTACAGGAAATGTCAGACTAACGTTTTTGGGCTGCGAAATAATGGAACCGTCCTAAGGAAATGGAACGTTACCAAACCTGAGGTAACGTTCTAATTAAGCAAAACGACATTTATCCTCCGTACATAGAATGTACCGTTGATAAATATCTATCGGCAGATTTGGGAAATAACTTTAACTAAAACGGGTCGTCATAGCCAGTAAATCCGACCCCCGAAAATCTCAAATTGGGTCATTTGGAAAACCCATTTGGATAACCTGAATCACCTTTGCAACAATTTTGAGTCATCCAAATCCGTTGGGAACCAATTCCATAAAGAGACAATAGACTAAAGAATACCTCTATTGCTGAGTCCGACTAAGCGCAACGCAAAAAGGAAAGGGATACCTTTAGAATCTTTGCGTGTAATCAGCGGGCGGCCATTGAGCAATTTGGATTCAAATTTATGGACGAATATATTAACAAAAAAACTCACCCCCTCAGAGGGTCAATCTAAGTCCCAACAGGAAATTGAGATCTAATATCCATCGCGGTAAAATTTGGCCGGGTATCGCAAATAGTGCATCTTTTATCCATGAGCCTGCCAGAACAACAGGTCATGCGGGATCGCCCATAGGTAACGTGGTCATAGACGACGGCAAGTTATATGCCCCAGGCAATGGAATTTTTGCCCAAGAAAAAGTAAGCACCTTCTTTTGCTGAGCCCGACTAAGCGCAACGCAAAAAGGAAAGGGATACCTTTTTCTTAAATTGGCGAAATGAATTGGCCGTGCTTATCCGGGATTAGATCGTACGCCTTCACCACGGCATTGAGATTTATCGGTCCATAAATGTGCGGGTACATTTCAGAACCTCCTTCCAGGTTTTCATACTGAATAGGAGCAACAACACTGTCAGTATTAATTTCAAGCAATACCAAATCCCCTCTGCCTGAAAAAAAATGGTTTGCGATGGTTAGATATTGTGTATCCGTAGAGCAATGAATGAAGCCCTCTGACTGAAGAGACGAGCAACAATACTCACCGACCTCAGGGGCTCCCAGCCATGTTTGAACTTCGGCAATGTGGTATATGTATGGCGGATTATTTTTAGACTTCATAATCGACAGAGTACCCTAATTTGAATAAGTAGGTGCCGCTAGATTGTTTGACGAAGCACAGCGACATCCAAATGTTGCTGTGCTTCTTTCGAAAAGTCTGCTGGTGGCGATCGCCCATTCGGCTTAACATTTAGATCAGCTTATTTTCATAAAACTAAAGACTTTCAATAAGTTGGAGTGGGGCGCCCCAGTGAATTTTGATGTCTTTTTGAATATTTTTGCAACTTTTTGCGCTTTTGGCTGTTTCTTCAAAGAGGCCTGCAATGACTGACGACCAGCTGATGAGTCGCATCGCTAAAGGAGATAGCAAGGCGTTTCAGAAGCTGTTTGATCGGCACAGTGGCTTGGTTTTTGGTTATGCCATGCAATTACTCAATCGACGCGAGCAAGCCGAAGACCTCTCGCAGGAGATTTGGATGAAAGTGCTTAGACAATCCCCACACTACCAACCGCAGGGTCATTTTGTGGCCTGGCTTCGCACGCTCACCCGTAATGCGGCCTTCAATAAAATTCGCAACCAAAAGCGATGGACTCTCCCCACAGATTCAGCTGATCAAGAACTGTTAAACTTGCCTAGCAAACAAGATCTCGAAATCGAACTTATTCAACACTCAGAAGTGGAGCGACTTCAGGTGAAAATCAATGAACTCCCTGAAATGCAGAGAGTGGCCTTGGTGACCTGGCTCAGTGAAGATTTGTCTTATGACGACCTGGCTTCTCATCTTGATATTTCTGTGTCGGCCCTTAAATCTCTTTTGTTTCGAGCCCGAAAGTTTTTGGTTGATGAAATGAGTGAGGATGCTTCATGAGTAGGAAAACCTGGAAAGACATTCAGAACCAACCTGTCAGTGAAACCCACCGGCAGACTGTGTTCTCTGCCGCCGAATTGGAGCTTCAAAGTTTACGGCAGCCTCACAAGTCACCCGGCAGCTGGTTGTTTGCCCTGGGCGCACTTACCACGGCGCTGTTTGCTTTTGGTGGATACCAGCTTTTGCTGCAAAACACAGACAGTGACGCGCCTGAAGCCTTGACCATGGTTTTAAACGAGGATTTTTCTTTGTTGGCGCAAATGGAACTGCTCGAAGACCTAGAGGTTTTAGAAGAGCTCGATGAATTAGACAAAGAGGCCAGCCTATGAGTGAGAAAAAAGATAACCTGCTTTTAGAAGATGAATCTCTGATGATTGAAAACTTAGACCTATTAATGAATATGGATGTGGTCGGCGCTGAAAACGACTGGTCCGCCTTCGATGAGATGGATACTCGTTCCAACGGAGCTGACGATGAAATCTAGTAGACGCATTTTTCTCACTCAATCTGCCTCACTGCTTGCCGCCATCACCCTCACCGGCTGGTCCTTTGGGGTCGAAGCGCAAACGGCAAGCAGTGATCACACTTCGCTTGCGGCAAAAGAACGCTGGCAAAACCTCTCCCCTGCTGAAAAAGAAAAGATTCGCGAACGATGGCAGAAATTTAAACAGCTCCCGCCTGAAGAAAAAAACCGACTTCGAGAAGCCCACAAACGATTTCAAACGCTGCCAGAAGATCGACGACAAAAATTAAGGGATAACTTTAAAAAATGGCAAAATTTACCACCTGAAAAGAAAGAACGTATGAGAAATCGCCTTAAAAAGTTTCGCAGTCTCTCTCCAGATAAACGCCGTGAACTTCGCGATCGCGCCAAACAACGTATTGAACGGCGCCAACACCTGCGCAGAGATCGTCGGCAACGGATGGGCCAGTAAATGAGCTTCCGCCCATTCTCAGGCCTGTATTTTTTAAAGCTCTTGCGCCAGATATTTTTATTGTATGTCTGTGTCGCTTCACTTGCTGCCATCGCAGGTAAACACAGTGCCTCGGTTGGTATTGGCGGTGACAACTTTGACGGTCGTAGCTACAGCCTTGGACTTAACTACGAGGTTTCGAGCAAAGGAGATCTTCTTGTTTCTTTTTCTTCGGCAAAAAGTTTAGACTCTAGCGATGAAGTGCAGACCACCCGCACGATTAACTTGGGGTACGCTCATAAATTTACCAGTGAATGGAAGGGCGGCCTCTTTGGAACATACTGGGGCACTCGTGATGCTCTTGAAGCTCGAGGTATAAAAGGGTCACTTAATTACGCAAAAGAAAATTGGGGTGCGGCCTTGATCCCTCATTTTAGATCCATAGAGTTTTCCACAGCCGACCTGCCTGCCCGATGGCAGAGGCAAGCTTTAGTCACGAGCATGGGTTGGGGTCTACAATTTAATTATACATTCTTTAAGGACTGGTCACTTGTTGGTGGCGCTGATAGTTACAGTTATTCCCGAGACCTCGCTGTTTTGGGAAATCAGTTTGCCAGCAATATTTTCAGCGACACCACACTAAACTTAACATCCTCGCTGATCACGCGCTCTGCCTATATGGAGATCGGATATGATTTTGTGCTTTTCTATTTAGGCGCAGAGGTGTTTCAATCTGTGGCCGCCGTTGATGGGTCCGTATCTCGTGGTGCTGCCCTTCGGTCTAGCTTTGACCTCACTGATAGCTGGTCAATGGACACCTTAATAGGCGCCTCACAAACCACCCTGACAACAAACTCACAACAATCAGACCCTTCTGCCTATTTAAACGCCGGCTTTGTCTATTTTTGGGAATAGATATTTTTTTTGCAACTTTTTACCCCCTGAAGGGTTACCCTATTAAAACCAAGAGGAGAAACCTATGACCTTTCAAAAATTAAGCCTTATTTTAGCATCAACACTTATCTCAACTTTGGCCTTTGCTGAAGCCGGAGACAATCTTAAGGATCGCGCGGATCAAGTTCGCGAACGGCATCAGCAGCGAGCTGAAAATGTGGAGCAGCGCCTTGACGAAAGAGGCGATCGCCGGCAAGAACACCTTGATCAACGGGGTGATCGAATCAATGAGCGACTGGACAAACGCGGTGAGCGAATCGCCGAGAAACTCGACAACGAACGGGGCGAAAAGATCCAAGAAAGATTAGACCAGCGCGGTGATCGCATCAACGAACGGCTCGACGCCAAAGGAGAGCGCATCAACCAACGGCTTGATAAGAAGGGTGAAAACAGAAAAGCACGCATAGAAAACCGCGGCGACCGACGAGCCGATCGCATGGAAAATCGCGCGAAACGCCGGCACCAGAAGCAAGAGCGACGACAACACCGTCGAGGCCAAGGGCGCGGATAATCGACTTGATTCAAAAAAAATATTGATAATCTAAAGATATACTAAAGGGGCCGGTTCTTCCCGCCCCACTATTTAAGCTCTTGGTACCCACCGGCAAAATTCACTGAATTAGTAAATCCCATAGCCAATAAAGCCATCGTGGCGGTCGCCGACCTCACACCTTGATTGCTAATTAATATCAATCTGTCTGAAGGCTTAATGCCAATGCCACTGAGCTGGTCCACTAACTGCAGATTAGGGCGACCGTGGTTGGTTAAGAATTCCGTCCAAGGAATGTGAACGGCCTGTATATCCGGCTGAGAGTACCCCATACCGAGACCTTGTTTAGCAAAATACTCGCGCTCACTGCGAACATCCAAAATTCGTGTACGAGTTCCACCTTCCGCTGCAGCCGTGATCACACTGAGTAGCTCTTCTTTGCTGGCCGAGAGAGGGTGAGACGTCTTCACTTCCCAAAAGGGAACATTTTTTCTTGGAGGTTCAATCTTATTAGATAACGGCAATTTCTTAAAGTAGGCAAAATCCACAAACTGAACTTTTCGCACACCCATAGAGGCCAGGGTCCATGCCATCCGGCCCTCACCGCCTTCACCTTGGGCACCGTACCCGACCACTACCACATCTGATTCTGGCGATATGCCTAACAGAGCTAACCGTCTGGCCTCATCGTTTAGATCTTGCTTGAGGCGCCCTTTAAAGCGACCGTTTCTATCAGAAAAATCTTCCCAATTTAAATTCACTGACCCAGGAATATGCGCCAACGTGTAATCAAAGGGCTTTCGCACATCCACAACCACGGTTTTATTTGTGAGTTGAATGGGGCGCTCTGCCGCTGACTGCATAGCTGCAAAATCTAAATCCAAGGATTCGCGCACTTTCGTGGGCGTGGTCTGACAGCCGACAACCAACACTGAGAAGAAAAGTCCTAAGATGAGGCGCATAGAAACCCCTATTACTTATGCCGCATAGTTGGAAAAAATATAATATCCCGAATACTGGGTTGATCCGTCAAGATCATCACAATTCGCTCTATGCCAATTCCGACGCCGCCCGTAGGTGGCATGCCCACATCAATGGCATGCACAAAATCCTCGTCCATGGGCTGAGCTTCTTCATCCACCACCCGCTTGGCTTCTTGCTCTGCCAATCGGGCTCGCTGATCTACAGGATCATTCAACTCGGTGTACGCGTTGCCTATCTCCATGCAAGCGGCCATGGGTTCAAATCTTTCAACCAGACCCTTTTTGCTGCGATGGTTTTTGGTCAGTGGTGAAATTTCTACGGGGAAATCATAAATAAACACCGGTTGCCAAAGGTGCTCTTCCACTTTTAATTCAAAAATCTCCATAATCATTTCACCGCGACTGGCAGGCTTTTTTATATCCGACCCTGCCTTCTTGGCGGCTTCAAACAAGTCGGCATCGGACATATTTTCTACATCCAGCCCCGCGTATTCTTTGATGCCATCATAAACGGTGAGA
Proteins encoded:
- a CDS encoding fibronectin type III domain-containing protein; this translates as MSPYKNGTLPQVWRLTLSVLLGASVLGCQLGDNRISGKYKASSFSIETVSATHIYNDATNLIWTDVPGSSGYTVYYREGSEAPGSCASAPGVSEVSVSTNSVDLSGLNPDTQYSLLVCSVGVAAEGSFSLTTLKEVTGTAAYPNNPNWNDYVDRDGSNAFDASDTACSGTGDLLLNLCIHSGEIRKFTAPTMFNDCAGVTAEDSAGAFNWVCDDSSSPVKIYSSGLKADRRLADVLEPNSFKSLRLIIYRNGVATHASSAAVWWNNSVISLPTGNADLDQLGAVYVLNESRTDLGHAITASKISFVTLGEAVYSSGASGLRPNMVGNLWIEGRFGASADTAVIWMALTTHSQIRHLRLEQPSTYGLIVLTGGDYMVYQDIEIDNSSNTGTNFYLSDGDYVHISDLRSNGGDVGVRLSDTQYSLFEKIQISNATTGLRMYGTPSPMYSLFVDTKIAFSGKGMHAGGWRNTFLRTRITHTGRPIHAVSMDETTLIDTIAVNASPSYISSGTRKVTFLNLVHPNGLDDWTAEDMTYVNAVWKTGGPNMIGASVDSYFSQVAISSYFAGGGNGIWFTDNLLLSLAANCTVGSATANHGLDASCNNQGISNANHVTNLNFDNSFVGAVTSDSVNPVVLPNPPDTSDASQVFNFENPYRIWVNDGGGLEIMDFQLKATDTVFRNTTNDGENQNQPFVAGATCPMAVNGNYTMTDQHSAPNTFLVNAQEIFFDGVGDDDGLCESNEACIYSPNFGVYQGHGDYLANGTCNFQNGTVTGVQMYAYPSNGT
- a CDS encoding DUF952 domain-containing protein, with amino-acid sequence MKSKNNPPYIYHIAEVQTWLGAPEVGEYCCSSLQSEGFIHCSTDTQYLTIANHFFSGRGDLVLLEINTDSVVAPIQYENLEGGSEMYPHIYGPINLNAVVKAYDLIPDKHGQFISPI
- a CDS encoding RNA polymerase sigma factor, with protein sequence MTDDQLMSRIAKGDSKAFQKLFDRHSGLVFGYAMQLLNRREQAEDLSQEIWMKVLRQSPHYQPQGHFVAWLRTLTRNAAFNKIRNQKRWTLPTDSADQELLNLPSKQDLEIELIQHSEVERLQVKINELPEMQRVALVTWLSEDLSYDDLASHLDISVSALKSLLFRARKFLVDEMSEDAS
- a CDS encoding DUF3106 domain-containing protein, which translates into the protein MKSSRRIFLTQSASLLAAITLTGWSFGVEAQTASSDHTSLAAKERWQNLSPAEKEKIRERWQKFKQLPPEEKNRLREAHKRFQTLPEDRRQKLRDNFKKWQNLPPEKKERMRNRLKKFRSLSPDKRRELRDRAKQRIERRQHLRRDRRQRMGQ